In the genome of Lynx canadensis isolate LIC74 chromosome X, mLynCan4.pri.v2, whole genome shotgun sequence, one region contains:
- the LOC115506882 gene encoding testis-expressed protein 13D-like, whose product MAVDFGDHASGLRHTEVVRFINDEVLVNGGGPDFYAALRSRPWDEVEERLRTVLADPQVPRAMKRACAWSALALSVRVGARQREQQERQVQRLQNQADERETTTWALASELQRLRGERESAVAQLRSTQAALRQTLVECDVLRGRLLQVERASWVVPLARERVPGPPAEPLGAIAWPRNADVVAGELRSRLYFEARVPAPVAVLYVPGPPSPWAQAVQPALPVPVRYLLPFRAPFPVGFPVSPPLPPVVVMDAEAAVVPHQMPPLGIGPPGPRAAVGYQEGMVPRSDQRSCSQAEGPAILQSVVPLRDIRSLSQEGPQRPQGMVPVRDSWSQSQSQEEDPENTQEVVPLGDSWSHSQQEDPERAQGTVPIGESRSHNQEEGPERAQGVVPAGDSGSQSQEEGPEWAKGMATLGDGWSQSQEDRAKRAWGMVPVGESWSHSQQEDQEVLRGVVPLGESWTQSQREGPENPQGTVTLWGSWSQSREEGPGWAQGMVPVGDSWSHSQEEDREMPQGVVLLRDSWSLSQEDVLERPQGMVSFGDSWSQSWKEGSERPRGVVLLKDNQGQSQEEGPENPQEMVLFGDSWSFSQEEGPAKAQGMVPFGGIWGLSQEEGLGRSQEMVTFGASRMNIWEEDPERPQEMGASGRHNQEEDPKRPQVMVPLGASRDHSQEEGPKRPQGMPPLVASRSSSHEEDPERPQEMLSLGASGNYSQEEGPRRPQGTGDRRRHGQQESPKRYPPGFRRSHSLEEGLQRPQATPQGDSWSCGVRESPMKQQPQGQKAKQPKGKKALGFLHQEKSASGCGPESWECPWCKAMNFSWHKACYKCKEGCVEVESGGPDPGPTH is encoded by the coding sequence ATGGCGGTCGACTTTGGGGACCACGCCAGCGGGCTCCGCCACACCGAGGTGGTCAGGTTCATCAACGACGAAGTCCTCGTGAACGGCGGTGGGCCGGATTTCTACGCGGCCTTGCGCTCGCGGCCCTGGGACGAGGTAGAGGAGCGGCTTCGGACGGTCCTGGCCGACCCGCAGGTGCCGCGCGCCATGAAGAGGGCCTGTGCGTGGAGCGCGCTCGCCTTGAGCGTGCGCGTGGGAGCCAGGCAGCGGGAGCAGCAGGAGCGCCAGGTCCAGCGGCTGCAGAACCAAGCAGACGAGCGCGAGACGACTACCTGGGCCCTGGCCTCCGAGCTGCAGCGGCTGCGCGGGGAGCGCGAGTCGGCGGTCGCACAGCTGCGCTCCACACAGGCCGCCCTGCGGCAGACTCTGGTCGAGTGTGACGTGCTTCGTGGGCGGCTGCTCCAGGTGGAGAGGGCCTCCTGGGTCGTGCCGCTGGCCCGCGAGAGAGTGCCTGGGCCTCCGGCCGAGCCACTTGGGGCCATAGCATGGCCCCGGAATGCAGATGTGGTGGCCGGGGAGCTGCGCAGCAGGCTGTATTTTGAGGCCCGGGTGCCGGCCCCGGTGGCTGTCCTTTACGTGCCGGGACCCCCGAGTCCCTGGGCTCAGGCCGTACAGCCCGCTCTGCCAGTGCCCGTGCGGTACTTGCTTCCGTTCCGTGCCCCGTTCCCCGTGGGATTCCCCGTCTCGCCACCTCTGCCGCCAGTAGTAGTCATGGATGCAGAAGCTGCAGTAGTTCCACATCAGATGCCTCCTCTGGGGATCGGGCCACCTGGTCCACGTGCTGCAGTGGGCTACCAAGAGGGGATGGTCCCACGGTCGGACCAGAGGAGCTGCAGCCAGGCGGAAGGTCCTGCGATCCTCCAGAGTGTAGTCCCCCTGAGGGACATCAGAAGCCTTAGCCAAGAAGGTCCGCAGAGGCCTCAGGGGATGGTTCCTGTCAGAGATAGctggagccagagccagagccaggaAGAAGATCCAGAGAACACCCAAGAAGTGGTCCCCCTTGGGGATAGCTGGAGCCACAGCCAGCAAGAAGATCCAGAGAGAGCCCAGGGGACGGTTCCTATCGGGGAGAGCAGGAGCCACAACCAGGAGGAAGGTCCAGAGAGGGCCCAGGGGGTGGTTCCTGCTGGGGACAGCGGGAGCCAGAGCCAGGAAGAAGGTCCAGAGTGGGCCAAAGGAATGGCCACCCTTGGGGATGGCTGGAGCCAGAGCCAGGAAGACCGTGCAAAGAGGGCCTGGGGGATGGTTCCCGTCGGGGAGAGCTGGAGCCACAGCCAGCAAGAAGATCAAGAGGTGCTCCGGGGGGTGGTCCCCCTTGGGGAGAGCTGGACCCAGAGTCAGCGAGAAGGTCCAGAGAACCCCCAAGGAACGGTCACCCTTTGGGGTAGCTGGAGCCAGAGCCGGGAAGAAGGTCCAGGGTGGGCCCAAGGAATGGTTCCTGTTGGGGATAGCTGGAGCCACAGCCAAGAAGAAGATCGAGAGATGCCCCAGGGGGTGGTACTTCTTAGGGATAGTTGGAGCCTCAGCCAGGAGGATGTTCTAGAGAGGCCTCAGGGGATGGTCTCCTTTGGGGATAGCTGGAGCCAGAGCTGGAAAGAGGGTTCGGAGAGGCCTCGGGGGGTGGTACTCCTTAAAGATAACCAGGGCCAGAGCCAGGAAGAAGGTCCAGAGAATCCTCAGGAGATGGTTCTCTTTGGGGATAGTTGGAGTTTCAGCCAGGAAGAAGGGCCAGCAAAGGCCCAGGGGATGGTCCCCTTTGGGGGTATCTGGGGCCTCAGCCAGGAAGAAGGTTTGGGGCGATCCCAGGAGATGGTTACCTTTGGTGCCAGCAGGATGAATATCTGGGAAGAAGATCCAGAGAGGCCCCAGGAGATGGGGGCCAGTGGGAGACACAACCAGGAAGAAGATCCAAAGAGGCCTCAAGTGATGGTGCCCCTGGGGGCCAGTAGGGACCACAGCCAGGAAGAAGGTCCAAAAAGACCTCAAGGGATGCCCCCCCTTGTTGCCAGCAGAAGCAGTAGCCACGAAGAAGATccagagaggcctcaggagatgCTCTCCTTGGGGGCCAGCGGGAACTACAGCCAAGAAGAAGGTCCAAGAAGACCCCAGGGGACGGGGGACAGAAGACGCCATGGCCAGCAAGAAAGTCCAAAGAGGTACCCCCCGGGGTTTAGGAGGAGCCACAGCCTGGAAGAAGGTCTACAGAGGCCCCAGGCGACCCCCCAGGGGGACAGCTGGAGCTGTGGTGTGAGGGAAAGCCCAATGAAACAGCAGCCTCAGGGGCAGAAGGCCAAGcaaccaaaagggaaaaaagctcTGGGTTTCCTGCACCAGGAGAAGTCTGCCTCAGGCTGCGGCCCAGAGAGTTGGGAGTGCCCATGGTGTAAAGCCATGAATTTTTCATGGCACAAGGCCTGCTATAAGTGCAAGGAAGGCTGTGTGGAAGTTGAGAGTGGAGGCCCGGACCCAGGACCAACTCACTGA